The genomic stretch GCCTGCTCCGTGGAGTCCGCACATTACGTAGGCATCGGCGTCATTGACAGAGAGGCCACCGCCCATCTTGATCTCGGCGCTTTTGCCATGCACTTCGAAGTTCAGTTCGGTAGTGCGGCCAGTACGACTCGAGAAGTACTGTACTGCGATGTGTTGCTGCAGTTCTTCCAGCGAATGTGGCTCGCCATACCGCGCGAGATAAGACGGGCTCGCAGCAGTTACCGTGGAGAGCGCGCCCAGCCGCCTCGCAACAAGGCTGGAATCTTCCAGCTTGCCCACCCGGATAGCGCAGTCCACGCCTTCCTGAATCAGATCCACGGGACGGTCACCAAACCCGATCATGAGATCGACGTGAGGGTACCGGTGTCTGAACTCTTCAATGCGGGGCATCACCACGATACGACCGAGTGAGCTCGGCATGTCGATTCTCAGTTTTCCGCGGGGGCCTTTGCCTGCGTTGGCAAGACTGTGCTCTGTCTCGTCAACATCAGCGAGGATACGCACGCAGCCTTCGTAGTACTCCGCGCCCTCGGGAGTGAGGTTAAGCCGGCGAGTGGTCCGTTGCATCAGGCGCACTTGCAGGTAAGCCTCCAGGTTCTTGATGATGGTGGTTGCCGACGCATGTGGGAGTTGCAATGCATCTGCCGCACGGGAGAAACTGTTCATCTCCACGACCTTGGTGAAGACCTTCATAGCCAGGAGCTTGTCCATATTCCCTTGCCTCACGCTTAGCGACATACCCCCGGGAAATCAAGCGGGGACGCGGTTGATATTTCTGCGATCGTCAATATCCAGCTCATCTAATTGCCGTTTCTTCGACGGTTTGCCCATTGTTTTAAATCTAAATATCGGCACCCTATAGGTCCCGCGGGGCGAATAAACCGAGCTATCAAAAATACTCTATTTGCTTGCTTGGAACAATCAGATTAACGGTGATTGGTTCGTGGGCATCGGTGTGAGTTTGAGCAATGTGCACGCTTTCGCCAGCCAGTTGCTCGATGGAACAGCGCTTGCCGGTGAATGATCTGGCGGCTGAGTGCCTGGTGCAAGCGAGCGCTTCGCGCGCTATGTTCATACACTTCGAACCGTCTGACACGCCAAACGACAATCTGCCTGATTAACCCAAGTTTTCGTCAGGCCAACACTCTCACCAATAGTGTTTCGTCCGACGAAATGCCGGACCATGCAACC from Paraburkholderia phytofirmans OLGA172 encodes the following:
- a CDS encoding LysR family transcriptional regulator, giving the protein MDKLLAMKVFTKVVEMNSFSRAADALQLPHASATTIIKNLEAYLQVRLMQRTTRRLNLTPEGAEYYEGCVRILADVDETEHSLANAGKGPRGKLRIDMPSSLGRIVVMPRIEEFRHRYPHVDLMIGFGDRPVDLIQEGVDCAIRVGKLEDSSLVARRLGALSTVTAASPSYLARYGEPHSLEELQQHIAVQYFSSRTGRTTELNFEVHGKSAEIKMGGGLSVNDADAYVMCGLHGAGIIQPPLFMIVSHLASGELTEILKPWKSRSMSLSAVYPHNRHLAPKVRVFVEWIAEIFDQSALASTEKKSLTASMTTAPR